One genomic window of Mycteria americana isolate JAX WOST 10 ecotype Jacksonville Zoo and Gardens chromosome 6, USCA_MyAme_1.0, whole genome shotgun sequence includes the following:
- the DPP8 gene encoding dipeptidyl peptidase 8 isoform X2, whose product MAAAMETEQPGLEIFETAGREEQVQREERPKLEPFYVERHSWSQLRKLLTDTRKYHGYMMAKAPHDFTFVKKNDPEGPHSDRIYYLAMSGENRENTLFYSEIPKTINKAAILLLSWKPLLDLFPAILDYGMYSREEELLRERKRIGTIGIASYDYHRESGTFLFQAGSGIYHVKDGGPHGFTQQPLRPILVETSCPNIRMDPKLCPADPNWIAFIHSNDIWISNIETREERRLTFVHNELANVEEDPKSAGVATFVLQEEFDRYTGYWWSPKAQPTLNGGKVLRILYEENDESEVEIIHVTSPMLETRRTDSFRYPKTGTANPKVTFKISEVTINAEGRIADVVDKELVQPFEILFEGVEYIARAGWTPEGKYIWSILLDRSQTRLQIVLIPPALFIPTEDDAMERQKLIDAVPDSVTPFIIYEETTDIWINIHDIFYVFPQTHEDEIEFIFASECKTGFRHLYKVISVLKESKYKRSCGGLPAPSDFKCPIKEEMAITSGEWEVLGRHGSNIYVDEAKKLVYFQGTKDSPLEHHLYVVNYENPGEVKRLTERGYSHACCVSQDCDMFISKYSNQKNPHCVSLYRLTGPEDDAAHRTKEFWATILDSAGPLPDYIPPEMFSFESSTGFTLYGMMYKPHNLQPGKKYPTVLFIYGGPQVQLVNNRFKGIKYFRLNTLASLGYVVVVIDNRGSCHRGLKFEGAFKYKMGQIEIDDQVEGLQYLASQYDFIDLDRVGIHGWSYGGYLSLMALMQRLPLPEHPSRCGFSMTLVTQSVTWATRITTSRGIT is encoded by the exons ATGGCAGCAGCCATGGAAACTGAACAGCCGGGCCTTGAAATCTTTGAAACTGCGGGCCGTGAGGAGCAGGTCCAGAGAGAGGAGCGGCCAAAACTGGAACCTTTCTATGTAGAGAGACATTCCTGGAGCCAGCTTCGGAAACTGCTCACAGATACGCGGAAGTATCATGGGTACATGATGGCAAAAGCCCCTCACGACTTCACGTTCGTGAAGAAAAATGATCCTGAAGGACCTCATTCCGATAGGATCTACTATCTGG CAATGTCTGGGGAGAACAGGGAGAACACACTCTTCTACTCTGAAATTCCCAAAACCATAAACAAAGCTGCCATCCTGTTGCTTTCCTGGAAGCCTCTTTTGGATCTTTTTCCG GCCATCCTGGACTATGGGATGTACTCTCGTGAAGAGGAGTTGCTACGGGAGAGGAAGAGAATTGGCACCATTGGGATTGCCTCTTATGATTACCACCGAGAAAGCGGCACCTTTCTGTTTCAGGCTGGGAGTGGAATTTATCACGTAAAAGATGGAGGCCCTCATGGATTCACT caaCAGCCTTTGAGACCCATTCTGGTAGAGACCAGTTGTCCAAATATCCGGATGGATCCCAAGCTTTGTCCAGCTGATCCAAATTGGATTGCGTTTATCCATAGCAATGACATCTGGATATCTAATATAGAAACCAGAGAAGAAAGGAGGCTAACATTTGTGCACAATG aACTGGCCAACGTTGAGGAGGATCCAAAATCTGCTGGCGTGGCTACTTTTGTGCTGCAGGAGGAGTTTGACAGATACACTGGCTACTGGTGGAGCCCAAAGGCACAGCCAA CACTGAATGGGGGTAAAGTTCTTCGAattctttatgaagaaaatgATGAGTCAGAGGTAGAAATTATTCATGTCACATCACCCATGCTGGAGACAAGAAGAACAGATTCCTTCCGGTACCCCAAAACTG GTACAGCAAATCCAAAGGTCACTTTCAAGATATCTGAAGTGACAATCAATGCGGAAGGCAGA ATTGCAGATGTTGTGGATAAAGAGCTAGTTCAGCCGTTCGAGATCCTCTTTGAAGGAGTAGAGTACATTGCTAGAGCTGGGTGGACGCCAGAAGGAAAATA CATCTGGTCCATTTTACTGGATCGCTCCCAAACTCGACTTCAGATAGTCTTGATCCCTCCTGCATTATTCATCCCCACAGAAGATGATGCAATGGAAAGACAGAAACTTATCGATGCTGTACCAGATTCCGTTACACCTTTCATTATTTATGAAGAAACAACAGACATCTGGATAAAT ATCCATGATATCTTCTATGTTTTCCCTCAAACTCATGAAgatgagatagagttcatttttgCCTCTGAGTGTAAAACAGGATTCCGGCACCTATACAAAGTCATCTCAGTTTTGAAGGAGAGCAAGTATAAACGGTCATGTGGAGGCCTCCCTGCTCCAA GTGACTTCAAGTGCCCCATCAAAGAGGAGATGGCGATTACCAGTGGAGAATGGGAAGTGCTTGGCAGACATGGATCCAAT ATCTATGTTGATGAAGCCAAAAAACTGGTGTACTTTCAAGGCACAAAAGACTCACCTTTAGAGCATCACTTGTACGTTGTTAACTACGAGAATCCTGGAGAAGTAAAGCGGCTGACAGAACGTGGTTACTCTCACGCCTGCTGTGTCAGCCAG GATTGTGACATGTTCATCAGCAAGTACAGTAATCAGAAGAACCCGCACTGTGTGTCCCTTTATCGGCTGACAGGACCTGAAGATGATGCAGCTCATAGGACAAAGGAATTCTGGGCTACCATTTTAGATTCAGCAG GCCCTCTTCCTGATTACATTCCCCCGGAAATGTTCTCCTTCGAGAGCTCCACGGGGTTTACACTCTATGGGATGATGTACAAACCTCACAATCTGCAACCTGGAAAGAAGTACCCCACTGTGCTCTTCATCTATGGAGGGCCTCAG GTACAGCTAGTGAACAATCGGTTTAAAGGAATCAAGTATTTCCGTTTGAACACTTTGGCCTCTTTAGGCTatgttgttgttgtcattgacAACAGGGGGTCCTGCCACCGAGGGCTGAAGTTTGAAGGAGCCTTTAAATACAAAATG ggaCAAATAGAAATTGATGACCAGGTGGAAGGGCTGCAGTATTTAGCATCGCAGTATGACTTCATTGATTTGGATCGTGTTGGCATTCATGGCTGGTCCTATGGAGGCTACCTCTCTCTTATGGCTTTAATGCAGAG GTTGCCATTGCCGGAGCACCCGTCACGCTGTGGATTTTCTATGACACTGGTTACACAGAGCGTTACATGGGCCACCCGGATCACAACGAGCAGGGGTATTACCTAG
- the HACD3 gene encoding very-long-chain (3R)-3-hydroxyacyl-CoA dehydratase 3: protein MAGPSLRPHVHWAQRHRELYLRVELSDVQNPDISITDNVLRFKAQGHGAKGDNIYEFQIEFLEPVEPKPICRVTQRQLNITVQKKESNWWERLTKQEKRPLFLAPDFDRWLDESDAEMELKEKEEEKINKMKIESRVPKDPFKHLKKGYLIMYNLVQFLGFSWIFVNMTVRLFILGKDSFYDTFHTIADMMYFCQTLALMEIMNSLIGLVRSPLIPAVVQVFGRNFILFVVLGSLEEMQSKPVVFFIFYFWSIIELFRYPYYMLSCIGIEWKPLTWLRYTTWIPLYPLGGLAEAVCIVQSIPIFSETGKFSLGLPNPLNVTIQFSFLLQIYLIALFLGVFVNFRHLYKQRKQHLGPKKRKMK from the exons ATGGCGGGCCCCAGCCTGCGGCCGCACGTGCACTGGGCGCAGCGACACCGCGAGCTCTACCTGCGCGTGGAGCTCAGCGACGTGCAG aaCCCGGACATCAGCATCACCGACAACGTGCTGCGTTTCAAAG CTCAGGGTCATGGTGCCAAAGGGGACAACATCTACGAATTTCAGATCGAGTTCCTAGAACCGGTTGAGCCTAAA CCTATATGCAGGGTGACTCAAAGGCAGCTGAACATCACTGTGCAGAAAAAAGAGAGTAACTGGTGGGAGAGACTCACCAAGCAAGAGAAGCGCCCGCTCTTCCTAGCTCCTGACTTCGACCGCTGGTTAGATGAATCGGATGCTGAAATGGAACTGAAGGAGAAG gaagaagaaaagattaacaaaatgaaaatagaatCCAGAGTCCCAAAAGACC ctttCAAACACCTGAAGAAGGGATACTTGATTATGTATAATCTTGTACAGTTTTTGGGATTCTCTTGGATTTTTGTGAACATGACAGTACGACTGTTCATCTTAGGAAAAG ATTCCTTCTATGATACATTTCACACTATTGCTGACATGATGTATTTCTGTCAGACCCTGGCATTAATGGAGATCATGAATTCACTAATAGGACTAGTCAGATCACCGCTGATACCTGCTGTAGTGCAG gTATTTGgaagaaactttattttgtttgttgtcCTCGGAAGCTTAGAGGAAATGCAGAGCAAACCTGTGGtgttcttcatattttatttctggagtATCATTGAGCTGTTCAG GTATCCGTATTACATGCTTTCATGCATCGGTATTGAATGGAAACCGCTAACCTGGCTCCGTTACACTACCTGGATCCCTCTCTACCCCTTAGGCGGCTTGGCAGAAG CCGTCTGTATCGTTCAATCCATTCCAATCTTCAGTGAAACAGGGAAATTTAGTCTGGGATTGCCAAATCCACTGAACGTCACaatccagttttcatttttgcttcaaaTATACCTTATAGCCTTGTTTTTAG GGGTATTTGTAAACTTCCGTCATCTCTACAAGCAAAGGAAACAGCACCTCGGaccaaagaagagaaagatgaagTAA
- the DPP8 gene encoding dipeptidyl peptidase 8 isoform X1 produces the protein MAAAMETEQPGLEIFETAGREEQVQREERPKLEPFYVERHSWSQLRKLLTDTRKYHGYMMAKAPHDFTFVKKNDPEGPHSDRIYYLAMSGENRENTLFYSEIPKTINKAAILLLSWKPLLDLFPAILDYGMYSREEELLRERKRIGTIGIASYDYHRESGTFLFQAGSGIYHVKDGGPHGFTQQPLRPILVETSCPNIRMDPKLCPADPNWIAFIHSNDIWISNIETREERRLTFVHNELANVEEDPKSAGVATFVLQEEFDRYTGYWWSPKAQPTLNGGKVLRILYEENDESEVEIIHVTSPMLETRRTDSFRYPKTGTANPKVTFKISEVTINAEGRIADVVDKELVQPFEILFEGVEYIARAGWTPEGKYIWSILLDRSQTRLQIVLIPPALFIPTEDDAMERQKLIDAVPDSVTPFIIYEETTDIWINIHDIFYVFPQTHEDEIEFIFASECKTGFRHLYKVISVLKESKYKRSCGGLPAPSDFKCPIKEEMAITSGEWEVLGRHGSNIYVDEAKKLVYFQGTKDSPLEHHLYVVNYENPGEVKRLTERGYSHACCVSQDCDMFISKYSNQKNPHCVSLYRLTGPEDDAAHRTKEFWATILDSAGPLPDYIPPEMFSFESSTGFTLYGMMYKPHNLQPGKKYPTVLFIYGGPQVQLVNNRFKGIKYFRLNTLASLGYVVVVIDNRGSCHRGLKFEGAFKYKMGQIEIDDQVEGLQYLASQYDFIDLDRVGIHGWSYGGYLSLMALMQRSDIFRVAIAGAPVTLWIFYDTGYTERYMGHPDHNEQGYYLGSVAMQAEKFPSEPNRLLLLHGFLDENVHFAHTSILLSFLVRAGKPYDLQIYPQERHSIRVPESGEHYELHLLYYLQENLGSHIAALKAM, from the exons ATGGCAGCAGCCATGGAAACTGAACAGCCGGGCCTTGAAATCTTTGAAACTGCGGGCCGTGAGGAGCAGGTCCAGAGAGAGGAGCGGCCAAAACTGGAACCTTTCTATGTAGAGAGACATTCCTGGAGCCAGCTTCGGAAACTGCTCACAGATACGCGGAAGTATCATGGGTACATGATGGCAAAAGCCCCTCACGACTTCACGTTCGTGAAGAAAAATGATCCTGAAGGACCTCATTCCGATAGGATCTACTATCTGG CAATGTCTGGGGAGAACAGGGAGAACACACTCTTCTACTCTGAAATTCCCAAAACCATAAACAAAGCTGCCATCCTGTTGCTTTCCTGGAAGCCTCTTTTGGATCTTTTTCCG GCCATCCTGGACTATGGGATGTACTCTCGTGAAGAGGAGTTGCTACGGGAGAGGAAGAGAATTGGCACCATTGGGATTGCCTCTTATGATTACCACCGAGAAAGCGGCACCTTTCTGTTTCAGGCTGGGAGTGGAATTTATCACGTAAAAGATGGAGGCCCTCATGGATTCACT caaCAGCCTTTGAGACCCATTCTGGTAGAGACCAGTTGTCCAAATATCCGGATGGATCCCAAGCTTTGTCCAGCTGATCCAAATTGGATTGCGTTTATCCATAGCAATGACATCTGGATATCTAATATAGAAACCAGAGAAGAAAGGAGGCTAACATTTGTGCACAATG aACTGGCCAACGTTGAGGAGGATCCAAAATCTGCTGGCGTGGCTACTTTTGTGCTGCAGGAGGAGTTTGACAGATACACTGGCTACTGGTGGAGCCCAAAGGCACAGCCAA CACTGAATGGGGGTAAAGTTCTTCGAattctttatgaagaaaatgATGAGTCAGAGGTAGAAATTATTCATGTCACATCACCCATGCTGGAGACAAGAAGAACAGATTCCTTCCGGTACCCCAAAACTG GTACAGCAAATCCAAAGGTCACTTTCAAGATATCTGAAGTGACAATCAATGCGGAAGGCAGA ATTGCAGATGTTGTGGATAAAGAGCTAGTTCAGCCGTTCGAGATCCTCTTTGAAGGAGTAGAGTACATTGCTAGAGCTGGGTGGACGCCAGAAGGAAAATA CATCTGGTCCATTTTACTGGATCGCTCCCAAACTCGACTTCAGATAGTCTTGATCCCTCCTGCATTATTCATCCCCACAGAAGATGATGCAATGGAAAGACAGAAACTTATCGATGCTGTACCAGATTCCGTTACACCTTTCATTATTTATGAAGAAACAACAGACATCTGGATAAAT ATCCATGATATCTTCTATGTTTTCCCTCAAACTCATGAAgatgagatagagttcatttttgCCTCTGAGTGTAAAACAGGATTCCGGCACCTATACAAAGTCATCTCAGTTTTGAAGGAGAGCAAGTATAAACGGTCATGTGGAGGCCTCCCTGCTCCAA GTGACTTCAAGTGCCCCATCAAAGAGGAGATGGCGATTACCAGTGGAGAATGGGAAGTGCTTGGCAGACATGGATCCAAT ATCTATGTTGATGAAGCCAAAAAACTGGTGTACTTTCAAGGCACAAAAGACTCACCTTTAGAGCATCACTTGTACGTTGTTAACTACGAGAATCCTGGAGAAGTAAAGCGGCTGACAGAACGTGGTTACTCTCACGCCTGCTGTGTCAGCCAG GATTGTGACATGTTCATCAGCAAGTACAGTAATCAGAAGAACCCGCACTGTGTGTCCCTTTATCGGCTGACAGGACCTGAAGATGATGCAGCTCATAGGACAAAGGAATTCTGGGCTACCATTTTAGATTCAGCAG GCCCTCTTCCTGATTACATTCCCCCGGAAATGTTCTCCTTCGAGAGCTCCACGGGGTTTACACTCTATGGGATGATGTACAAACCTCACAATCTGCAACCTGGAAAGAAGTACCCCACTGTGCTCTTCATCTATGGAGGGCCTCAG GTACAGCTAGTGAACAATCGGTTTAAAGGAATCAAGTATTTCCGTTTGAACACTTTGGCCTCTTTAGGCTatgttgttgttgtcattgacAACAGGGGGTCCTGCCACCGAGGGCTGAAGTTTGAAGGAGCCTTTAAATACAAAATG ggaCAAATAGAAATTGATGACCAGGTGGAAGGGCTGCAGTATTTAGCATCGCAGTATGACTTCATTGATTTGGATCGTGTTGGCATTCATGGCTGGTCCTATGGAGGCTACCTCTCTCTTATGGCTTTAATGCAGAGGTCAGATATCTTCAGG GTTGCCATTGCCGGAGCACCCGTCACGCTGTGGATTTTCTATGACACTGGTTACACAGAGCGTTACATGGGCCACCCGGATCACAACGAGCAGGGGTATTACCTAGGTTCGGTGGCCATGCAAGCTGAGAAGTTTCCTTCTGA ACCAAACCGTTTGCTGCTGCTACATGGATTCTTGGATGAGAATGTTCACTTTGCACACACCAGTATTTTGCTCAGCTTTTTAGTGAGAGCTGGGAAACCGTATGACTTACAG atcTACCCTCAGGAGAGACACAGTATAAGGGTACCCGAGTCGGGAGAGCACTATGAACTCCATCTACTGTATTACCTGCAAGAGAATCTGGGCTCTCATATTGCTGCCCTGAAGGCAATGTAA